The Solidesulfovibrio fructosivorans JJ] genome has a window encoding:
- a CDS encoding phosphoribosylaminoimidazolesuccinocarboxamide synthase — protein MDAVAQTDIPALTLRSRGKVRDIYDLSPESLLIVTTDRISAYDVIMPDPIPQKGVILNQITLFWMDMFRDMVPNHLLATEVANFPAACAPYAEQLAGRSVVARKAKPLPIECIVRGFITGSGLKDYKATGTVCGHALPAGLVESDILPEPLFTPSTKADLGAHDENITLAKAKDMIGVELCAKVEELSLAMYAKARDYARGRGIIIADTKFEFGQTDDGLILIDEVLTPDSSRFWPAEGYKPGNSQPSYDKQYLRDWLTSIGFDKKPPAPRLPEDVVARTREKYLTAYAVLTGKKLA, from the coding sequence ATGGATGCCGTCGCCCAGACCGATATCCCGGCCCTGACCCTGCGTTCGCGGGGCAAGGTCCGCGACATTTACGACCTCTCCCCGGAGAGCCTTTTAATCGTCACCACGGACCGCATCTCCGCCTATGACGTGATCATGCCCGACCCCATCCCGCAAAAGGGCGTCATTCTCAACCAGATCACGCTGTTTTGGATGGACATGTTTAGGGATATGGTTCCCAACCATTTGCTGGCCACGGAGGTGGCGAATTTTCCGGCCGCCTGCGCGCCCTACGCCGAACAGCTCGCCGGCCGGTCGGTGGTGGCCAGGAAGGCCAAGCCCCTGCCCATCGAGTGCATCGTGCGCGGGTTCATCACCGGCTCTGGGCTCAAGGACTACAAGGCCACGGGCACGGTCTGCGGCCACGCGCTCCCGGCCGGGCTGGTCGAATCGGACATACTGCCCGAGCCCCTTTTCACGCCCTCGACCAAGGCCGACCTCGGCGCCCACGACGAGAACATCACGCTCGCCAAGGCCAAGGACATGATCGGCGTCGAGCTGTGCGCCAAGGTGGAGGAACTGAGCCTCGCCATGTACGCCAAGGCCCGGGACTACGCCCGTGGGCGCGGCATCATCATCGCGGACACCAAGTTCGAGTTCGGCCAAACCGATGACGGGCTCATCCTCATCGACGAGGTCCTGACCCCGGATTCCTCGCGGTTCTGGCCGGCGGAAGGCTACAAGCCGGGCAACTCCCAGCCGAGCTACGACAAGCAGTATCTGCGCGACTGGCTGACCTCGATCGGCTTCGACAAAAAGCCGCCCGCGCCGCGCCTGCCCGAGGACGTGGTGGCCAGGACCCGGGAGAAGTACCTGACGGCCTATGCGGTGCTGACCGGGAAAAAATTGGCCTAA
- the hisD gene encoding histidinol dehydrogenase, translated as MPCPRFTISGPDDFGALRRMLAGRTAAASDAEEKVRHILDDVAKRGDESLIELTSRFDCKTFDASCLRVSADDIAAGLAAVPAADRAIIAEAADNIRAFHAAQKEKSWWMPSADGTMLGQIVTPVDAAGCYVPGGRGGETPLISSLLMNAIPAQVAGVPRIVVVSPPRQDGSLNPYILAAASILGIEEIYRVGSAWAIAALAYGTATIAPVDVVAGPGNIYVTTAKRMLIGTIGIDMIAGPSEIAILADSSANPDWLAADMLSQAEHDPMAAAVCVSPDEKLLDATCEALVKRLADLPRNDIAAASLAHYGALAVVPDISVGMELINAVAPEHFELCVADPWALVGQVRHAGAVFMGNHCPEPVGDYFAGPNHVLPTMGTARFSSALSVATFTKKTSLIAAAPGYVAANGAKIARLARLENLEAHARSVECRFNDK; from the coding sequence ATGCCCTGCCCACGATTTACCATTTCCGGCCCCGACGATTTCGGGGCGCTGCGGCGAATGCTGGCCGGACGCACGGCGGCCGCCTCGGATGCCGAAGAGAAAGTCCGCCACATCCTGGACGACGTGGCCAAGCGCGGCGACGAATCTTTGATCGAGCTGACCAGCCGTTTCGACTGCAAGACCTTCGACGCCTCCTGTCTGCGCGTCAGCGCCGACGACATCGCCGCCGGCCTTGCGGCCGTGCCGGCTGCCGATCGGGCCATCATCGCGGAGGCGGCGGACAACATCCGCGCCTTCCATGCCGCGCAGAAGGAAAAGTCCTGGTGGATGCCCTCGGCCGACGGCACCATGCTCGGCCAGATCGTCACCCCGGTGGACGCGGCCGGCTGCTACGTGCCGGGCGGACGCGGCGGCGAAACGCCGCTTATTTCCAGCCTGCTCATGAACGCCATACCGGCGCAGGTGGCCGGCGTGCCACGCATCGTGGTCGTCTCGCCCCCCCGCCAGGACGGATCGCTCAATCCGTATATACTGGCCGCCGCCAGCATCCTCGGCATCGAGGAGATCTATCGCGTCGGCAGCGCCTGGGCCATCGCCGCCCTGGCCTACGGCACGGCCACCATCGCCCCGGTGGACGTGGTGGCCGGACCGGGCAACATCTACGTGACCACGGCCAAGCGGATGCTTATCGGCACCATCGGCATCGACATGATCGCCGGGCCGAGCGAGATCGCCATCCTGGCCGATTCCTCGGCCAATCCGGACTGGCTGGCGGCGGACATGCTGTCCCAGGCCGAACACGACCCCATGGCCGCGGCGGTCTGCGTCTCCCCGGACGAAAAGCTCCTTGACGCCACGTGCGAGGCACTGGTCAAACGGCTGGCCGACCTGCCGCGAAACGACATCGCCGCAGCCTCGCTGGCCCATTACGGGGCACTGGCCGTCGTGCCGGACATTTCCGTCGGCATGGAGCTGATAAACGCCGTGGCCCCGGAACACTTCGAGCTGTGCGTGGCCGATCCCTGGGCGCTCGTGGGCCAAGTGCGCCATGCCGGCGCGGTTTTCATGGGCAACCACTGCCCCGAGCCGGTAGGCGATTATTTCGCCGGGCCCAACCACGTGTTGCCGACCATGGGCACGGCGCGGTTCTCCTCGGCTTTGTCGGTGGCCACCTTCACCAAGAAGACGAGCCTGATCGCCGCCGCTCCGGGCTATGTCGCCGCCAATGGCGCGAAAATCGCCCGGCTGGCACGGCTTGAAAATCTGGAAGCCCACGCCCGCAGCGTGGAATGCCGCTTCAACGACAAATAA
- a CDS encoding MFS transporter, translated as MDHVVSGKNGGGLRLRSRQSLDRLSRSFRHRNFRLFFAGQFISLVGTWMQSVAVSWLVYRLTGSSLALGLVGFVGYLPVFVLGLWGGYLADRGNKRSLLLVTQTAAMFQALALAFLTLSGTATVWLVGALAMVLGTINAVDMPTRQAFVVDMVGKEDLHNAIALNSSMFNSARVLGPAVAGILVATVGEGWCFCINGISYIAVIAGLLMMRLPPSPPRPKTVSMADHMRAGIRYALNDRPMRAILTGLCLVSLFGASYMVLMPVFVDTILAHGASGLGFLMAATGVGSVIAALTLAVRKESAGLDRVRIFAGLGFGVALIIFALSRSFWLSLVLASVLGYCLILFFAAANTLLQLRSPDAMRGRVMALYSITLVGMAPFGSLFAGTSASLIGAPATVLLSGVICAVGIGWLARRKPHADGSSDTGSARTSS; from the coding sequence ATGGATCACGTCGTCAGCGGGAAGAACGGTGGGGGGCTGCGCCTGCGTTCGCGGCAGTCTCTGGACCGTTTGTCCCGATCGTTTCGCCATCGCAATTTCCGGCTTTTTTTCGCCGGCCAATTCATCTCCCTCGTCGGCACCTGGATGCAGTCCGTGGCCGTCTCCTGGCTGGTCTACCGGCTCACGGGATCGAGCCTGGCCCTGGGGCTGGTCGGCTTCGTGGGCTACCTGCCCGTGTTCGTGCTCGGGCTTTGGGGCGGCTATCTGGCCGACCGCGGCAACAAGCGTTCCTTGCTCCTCGTCACCCAAACTGCGGCCATGTTTCAGGCTCTGGCCCTGGCCTTTCTCACCCTAAGCGGCACGGCCACGGTGTGGCTGGTCGGGGCGCTGGCCATGGTGCTCGGCACGATAAACGCCGTGGATATGCCGACGCGCCAGGCCTTCGTGGTGGACATGGTGGGCAAGGAGGATCTGCACAACGCCATTGCGCTCAATTCCTCCATGTTCAACAGCGCCCGTGTGCTCGGTCCGGCCGTGGCCGGGATACTGGTGGCGACAGTGGGGGAGGGCTGGTGCTTTTGCATCAACGGCATAAGCTACATTGCCGTCATCGCCGGGCTTCTCATGATGCGTCTGCCGCCGTCACCGCCGCGCCCGAAAACGGTTTCCATGGCGGACCATATGCGCGCGGGCATCCGCTACGCCCTAAACGACCGGCCCATGCGGGCCATTTTGACCGGGCTTTGCCTGGTCAGCCTTTTCGGCGCCTCCTACATGGTGCTCATGCCGGTTTTCGTGGACACGATCCTGGCCCATGGCGCGTCGGGGCTCGGCTTTCTCATGGCCGCCACGGGAGTCGGCAGCGTGATCGCGGCGCTGACCCTGGCCGTGCGCAAGGAAAGCGCCGGGCTTGACCGGGTGCGGATCTTCGCCGGCCTGGGGTTCGGCGTGGCCCTTATCATCTTTGCCCTGTCCCGATCATTTTGGCTGTCCCTGGTGCTGGCCTCGGTGCTCGGGTATTGCCTGATCCTCTTTTTCGCCGCCGCCAATACCCTGCTTCAATTGCGCAGTCCCGACGCCATGCGGGGTCGGGTCATGGCGCTTTATTCCATCACCCTCGTCGGCATGGCCCCGTTTGGCTCGCTTTTCGCCGGGACCTCGGCCAGCCTGATCGGCGCGCCGGCCACGGTGCTCCTTTCCGGCGTCATCTGTGCCGTCGGCATCGGCTGGCTGGCGCGCAGAAAGCCCCATGCCGATGGCTCGAGCGATACGGGCTCGGCCCGAACGTCCTCATAA
- a CDS encoding relaxase/mobilization nuclease domain-containing protein: protein MYMKVFPHGQGSGDGPTRYLVRPDYPGRDKHPPEVLRGDPELTRELIDTLDTKWKFTAGVLSWYPDELVTPEQEAHVMDDFEAVAFAGLEPDQRNILWVRHHHAGHHEIHFVIPRVELSSGKAFNPCPPGWQKHFDVFRDLHNHREGWARPDDPARARLRTPEHADLHKARLIRWGATPGKDERAEAKDAVHAFLLMKIEEGQVTNRSGLLAALREADLEINRAGKDYITVKDPASGEKLRLKGGIYAEHWQLVALPGRAHASQDRTGPAGTRSPDPATIQRLERELAAVIDRRAAYNRGRYPGKAWDVGREHRLTLPNLELGLWQEMAASPALEPGTPDGNRLGVLGRADPVRTQDHCLTGRDSKPRCEQSRTGEHHRAIGKTDMGIEAPGEPGGTIHHPAAEDFGPDRLDGWQTASNKIGVNNEHDRTGTPPLQLPGGSSTRVLFVPERTGQTSKRFGSTPDRAGERLESTKRVIQRIRAATTSVEQYLTARMEQRSKKITVSRDEFSL, encoded by the coding sequence ATGTACATGAAGGTCTTTCCGCACGGCCAGGGCTCCGGGGATGGGCCGACGCGCTATCTGGTGCGGCCGGACTACCCGGGCCGGGACAAACATCCGCCCGAAGTGCTGCGCGGCGATCCGGAGCTGACGCGGGAGTTGATCGACACCCTGGACACCAAATGGAAGTTCACGGCCGGAGTCCTTTCCTGGTATCCGGACGAACTCGTGACGCCCGAGCAGGAAGCGCACGTCATGGACGACTTCGAGGCCGTGGCATTTGCCGGCCTGGAGCCGGACCAGCGCAATATCCTTTGGGTGAGGCACCATCATGCCGGGCATCACGAGATCCATTTCGTCATCCCACGCGTGGAGCTCTCAAGCGGCAAGGCCTTCAATCCCTGCCCGCCTGGCTGGCAAAAGCACTTCGACGTGTTCCGGGACCTGCACAATCACCGCGAAGGTTGGGCCAGGCCGGACGATCCGGCCCGAGCCCGCCTGCGCACGCCGGAACACGCGGACCTGCACAAAGCCCGTCTGATTCGGTGGGGGGCAACGCCCGGCAAGGATGAGCGCGCGGAGGCCAAGGACGCCGTTCACGCCTTCCTGCTCATGAAGATCGAAGAGGGGCAGGTCACCAACCGTTCAGGGCTCCTTGCGGCGTTGCGGGAGGCTGACCTGGAGATCAACCGGGCGGGCAAGGACTATATCACCGTCAAAGACCCAGCCAGCGGCGAAAAGCTTCGTCTCAAGGGAGGAATATATGCCGAACACTGGCAACTCGTTGCCCTCCCTGGCCGAGCGCATGCGAGCCAAGACCGAACAGGACCGGCAGGAACTCGAAGCCCTGACCCGGCAACAATTCAACGCCTTGAGCGAGAGCTTGCGGCAGTCATCGACCGCCGCGCTGCGTACAACCGAGGCCGCTATCCAGGAAAAGCTTGGGACGTTGGAAGAGAACATCGCCTCACGCTGCCAAACCTTGAGCTGGGCCTTTGGCAGGAAATGGCTGCAAGCCCTGCTCTTGAGCCTGGCACTCCTGATGGGAACCGCCTTGGGGTGCTGGGGCGTGCTGACCCTGTTCGCACACAGGATCATTGCCTTACAGGACGAGATTCAAAGCCTCGATGCGAGCAAAGCCGAACTGGAGAGCATCACCGGGCAATTGGAAAAACAGACATGGGGATTGAGGCTCCTGGAGAACCAGGAGGGACGATTCATCATCCTGCCGCCGAAGACTTCGGCCCAGACAGGCTGGACGGTTGGCAAACAGCAAGCAATAAAATTGGAGTAAACAATGAGCATGACCGAACTGGAACACCACCTCTTCAACTGCCTGGAGGGTCTTCAACAAGAGTTCTATTCGTCCCAGAAAGAACAGGACAAACATCTAAACGATTTGGAAGTACGCCAGACAGAGCAGGAGAACGACTTGAATCAACTAAAAGAGTTATTCAAAGAATTAGAGCCGCTACTACATCGGTTGAACAGTACCTTACAGCACGTATGGAACAGCGTTCCAAAAAAATAACGGTATCTCGTGATGAATTTAGTTTATAA
- a CDS encoding MarR family winged helix-turn-helix transcriptional regulator, with translation MSDDLNACARELLEVMPLVMQDLRQTMRSHSAPDLRVPELRSMAFLRHFPGSNLTDLAEYIGVSLPSMSKLVDALAYRGFVERKPDPSDRRRVRLSLTEEGANVLSKAREAVKAKFATRLARLTATDITLVTTGMALLRELFTNTGAAPGAGEINQPASENAESIQA, from the coding sequence ATGTCCGACGATCTCAATGCCTGCGCCCGCGAACTCCTGGAAGTCATGCCGCTTGTCATGCAGGACCTGCGCCAGACCATGCGCAGCCACAGCGCCCCGGATCTCCGCGTTCCGGAACTGCGCAGCATGGCTTTTTTGCGGCATTTCCCCGGGTCCAACCTGACCGATCTGGCCGAATACATCGGCGTATCCCTGCCATCCATGTCCAAGCTGGTGGATGCCTTGGCCTATCGCGGTTTTGTCGAGCGCAAACCCGATCCCTCGGACCGACGACGGGTGCGCCTGAGCCTGACCGAGGAGGGGGCAAACGTGCTGTCCAAGGCCCGGGAGGCGGTCAAGGCCAAGTTTGCCACGCGGTTGGCTCGCCTGACGGCCACGGACATCACCCTGGTGACCACGGGCATGGCGCTGTTGCGGGAACTCTTCACCAATACGGGCGCCGCGCCGGGAGCAGGCGAAATCAACCAGCCCGCGTCCGAAAACGCCGAAAGCATCCAGGCGTGA
- a CDS encoding plasmid mobilization protein: protein MGKNSESRTAWIKLRVTPSEKEAITAKANAQGQTVTDFIRQRALDYRLRKTPLEKEHVRLVARVGANLNQLARWANTYKSRAEAIRVLAALLSFERALKRDAAPADSDRQDSSLPLESKTSVETPCT from the coding sequence ATGGGGAAGAATTCAGAGAGCCGCACAGCCTGGATCAAGCTTCGCGTCACCCCGTCTGAGAAGGAAGCGATCACGGCCAAGGCGAACGCCCAGGGGCAGACCGTGACGGATTTCATCCGTCAACGCGCCCTGGACTATCGCCTGCGCAAAACGCCCTTGGAGAAGGAGCACGTCCGCTTGGTCGCCCGAGTGGGCGCGAACCTGAATCAACTGGCCCGGTGGGCCAACACGTACAAGAGCCGAGCGGAGGCCATACGCGTATTGGCAGCCCTTTTAAGCTTCGAAAGGGCACTCAAGCGGGACGCTGCCCCAGCCGACAGCGACCGGCAAGATTCCTCTCTCCCCCTGGAGTCAAAAACCTCCGTGGAGACGCCATGTACATGA
- a CDS encoding DUF3987 domain-containing protein — MSGRPSVSPLPCAHQEVPPEDLDGLNLKEWPQFSFDACPGILGEFVRLATRDSEADPAAVCITALVRFGAEVYGYAPDKGPHLYVGETVHSPRLFAVICGSTSKARKGTSRHPVAKLFGREHCLPADLRAWGVPLPARESGGPLSTGEGLAHHVRDESDEERERRQRQNPAEPVREKGDKRLVIMDEEFASALACTKREGNTLSMGIRCFWDSGDYAPLTKNNPVLVRGAHISIITHITMQELAVCLGEVQAVNGFGNRFLWICARRSKLVALPSRMPDAELAPLQRELWQRVGQAQQRGVMTMTANALELWRHVYPELSQEHTGLAGSMINRAEAQTLRLALLYSLLDAQGEIKEPHLQAALAMWRYAQDSARYIFGDRATDPLEDKILEALRTGPLTATELSSVLSRHVPRDRLKPLLQQLEAQQRITITKLKNVGRPKIILSLRELSEKSELSELSENRRTLA, encoded by the coding sequence ATGAGCGGCAGGCCCTCGGTCTCCCCGCTGCCCTGTGCGCACCAAGAGGTCCCGCCGGAGGATCTCGACGGCCTCAATCTCAAGGAGTGGCCCCAATTCTCGTTTGACGCTTGTCCGGGCATCCTGGGCGAATTTGTGCGGTTGGCAACGCGCGACAGCGAAGCCGACCCGGCGGCGGTCTGCATCACCGCGTTGGTGCGCTTCGGGGCGGAGGTCTATGGCTATGCGCCCGATAAAGGCCCGCACCTCTATGTGGGCGAAACCGTCCACTCGCCGCGCCTTTTTGCCGTCATCTGCGGCAGCACCAGCAAGGCCCGCAAAGGCACCTCCCGACATCCCGTGGCGAAGCTCTTTGGCCGGGAGCACTGCCTGCCCGCCGACTTGAGGGCCTGGGGCGTCCCTTTGCCCGCCAGGGAGAGTGGCGGCCCGCTTTCCACGGGAGAAGGTCTGGCCCATCATGTGCGCGACGAAAGCGATGAGGAGCGGGAACGGCGACAGCGTCAGAACCCTGCCGAACCGGTCCGCGAAAAGGGAGACAAAAGGCTCGTCATCATGGACGAGGAGTTTGCCAGCGCCCTTGCCTGCACCAAACGGGAAGGCAACACGCTCTCCATGGGCATCCGCTGCTTCTGGGATTCCGGCGACTATGCCCCCCTGACCAAAAACAACCCCGTCCTGGTTCGCGGCGCGCACATCAGCATCATCACCCACATCACCATGCAGGAGCTCGCCGTGTGTTTGGGAGAGGTGCAGGCCGTGAATGGCTTCGGCAACCGATTCCTTTGGATATGCGCCCGGCGCTCGAAACTGGTTGCCCTGCCTTCACGGATGCCGGACGCAGAGCTTGCGCCCTTGCAGCGTGAGCTTTGGCAGCGCGTGGGGCAAGCGCAGCAACGTGGGGTCATGACCATGACGGCGAATGCCTTGGAGCTATGGAGACACGTCTACCCAGAGCTCTCCCAGGAGCACACAGGCTTGGCCGGAAGCATGATCAACAGGGCAGAGGCTCAGACCCTCCGTCTGGCGCTCCTCTACTCGCTCTTGGACGCTCAGGGGGAAATCAAGGAACCCCACCTGCAAGCGGCCCTTGCCATGTGGCGCTATGCGCAGGATTCGGCGCGCTACATCTTCGGAGACCGGGCGACAGACCCGCTGGAAGATAAAATTCTGGAAGCGCTCAGGACCGGCCCGCTCACGGCCACCGAACTGAGCAGCGTCCTGAGCAGGCATGTCCCCCGCGACCGCCTCAAACCCCTGCTGCAGCAACTCGAAGCACAACAGCGCATTACCATTACCAAACTGAAGAACGTGGGCCGTCCCAAGATCATCTTGTCCCTGCGCGAATTAAGCGAAAAAAGCGAATTAAGCGAATTAAGCGAAAATAGGCGGACTCTCGCATGA
- a CDS encoding type II toxin-antitoxin system MqsR family toxin, whose protein sequence is MEKRKPTYDLASFRDAARRGDVSVTKTAAQAAHHLGFDYEGMMSVVESMERRHFYKSMTAYADSTAWQDVYHVPSVAGILYVKFMAGRISAFDLLSFKEK, encoded by the coding sequence ATGGAAAAGAGAAAACCGACATACGACCTGGCCTCTTTCCGGGATGCGGCGAGAAGAGGCGATGTCTCCGTGACGAAAACCGCCGCCCAGGCAGCCCACCACCTCGGGTTCGATTACGAGGGCATGATGTCGGTTGTTGAGAGCATGGAACGCAGGCACTTTTACAAGTCCATGACCGCCTATGCGGATAGCACGGCGTGGCAGGACGTATATCATGTGCCTTCAGTCGCTGGGATTTTGTATGTAAAATTTATGGCTGGACGGATTTCGGCCTTTGATCTTCTCTCTTTCAAGGAGAAATAA
- a CDS encoding type II toxin-antitoxin system MqsA family antitoxin, translated as MELNPVCHEDGTEMVRDVRPVEFSYKGQTMTVDMPGWYCPKCGEGLYTRADMKVSDRALNAMKAKCEGLLDGPQIKRIRKKLGLTQAAAGDLIGGGPKAFTKYEKGDALTSRAVTNLLKVLDALPDALTILRANQDRPSC; from the coding sequence ATGGAACTCAATCCAGTGTGCCACGAGGACGGAACCGAAATGGTTCGTGACGTGAGGCCCGTGGAATTCTCCTACAAGGGGCAGACCATGACTGTTGATATGCCCGGATGGTATTGTCCGAAATGTGGGGAAGGTCTCTATACTCGTGCGGACATGAAGGTTTCCGATCGGGCACTAAACGCCATGAAGGCGAAGTGTGAAGGCCTGTTGGATGGCCCGCAGATAAAGCGCATCCGGAAGAAACTCGGGCTGACCCAGGCGGCGGCAGGGGACCTTATCGGCGGTGGACCGAAAGCGTTTACCAAGTACGAGAAGGGGGACGCCCTGACCAGTCGGGCCGTGACCAATCTTTTGAAGGTGCTTGACGCCTTGCCTGATGCTTTAACCATCCTTCGGGCAAATCAGGACCGTCCTTCCTGCTGA
- a CDS encoding alkaline phosphatase family protein: protein MSFANTVRKALVIGIDGLDPNLCRALAGQGKLPHLSRLAAGGTFADLATVNPAQSPVAWTCLATGTNPGVHGVYDFIVRDPATYLPRLSLTKPGSGGTPAPAYDTPTFFDVAAQTGLPVTAVRWPVTYPPAFAGAKVLSGLGAPDVKGRLGNYVQYVEVLPAGGGGGRGRVERVPFGDGRARIAIEGPVALVAGKRSPVRTEMELTRHDGRLHYAVGGQHGELAPGEWSPYLTLSFPMAEGRLVTGVTRLFCGRLEPLELYCGPVQVDPRAPNLPVAAPEGYAAELAAALGGPYSTLGMPEETKGLTDGVVTDEAFLAFCDDVTREREAMLEHELGRFAEGLLSVVFDTSDRIQHCFWRYHDPSHPLYDPVAAARLGPVIETHLARMDAMVGRVVEAAGDDTALFVCSDHGFCSYARSFDANAWLARAGYLKLKPHDPADNGELFKHVDWSGTRAYALGFGSIYCNLAGRERSGIVAPGQPARELADEIAARLSQLDDAGTPAVAAVHRKEDIYGGAKASDAPDLVVGLRPPYRMAWTAAIGGASAEVFADNRQKWSGDHCVDASFVPGVLFSNLPLPGAAGGAVSQTRLAATVCRVLGLAPAAGMEPDLFDGRDALDDRASRNY, encoded by the coding sequence ATGTCCTTTGCCAATACCGTCCGCAAGGCCCTTGTCATCGGCATCGACGGCCTTGATCCGAACCTGTGCCGCGCCCTGGCCGGCCAGGGAAAGTTGCCCCATCTGTCCCGTCTGGCCGCAGGAGGGACCTTCGCCGACCTGGCAACCGTCAACCCGGCCCAGAGCCCGGTGGCCTGGACCTGTCTAGCCACGGGAACCAATCCCGGTGTCCACGGCGTCTACGATTTCATCGTGCGCGATCCGGCCACCTATCTGCCGCGCCTGTCTCTGACCAAACCGGGATCGGGGGGCACGCCGGCTCCCGCCTACGACACCCCGACTTTTTTCGACGTGGCGGCACAGACCGGATTGCCGGTTACGGCCGTGCGCTGGCCTGTGACCTATCCGCCGGCTTTTGCCGGGGCGAAGGTGCTCTCCGGGCTCGGCGCGCCCGACGTCAAAGGGCGGCTTGGCAACTACGTCCAATACGTGGAGGTCCTTCCCGCCGGCGGCGGGGGCGGACGTGGCCGGGTGGAGCGGGTGCCCTTTGGCGACGGCCGGGCACGCATCGCCATCGAGGGACCGGTGGCGCTGGTGGCCGGCAAACGGAGCCCGGTCCGCACGGAGATGGAGCTTACCCGGCACGACGGCAGACTCCATTACGCCGTTGGCGGGCAGCACGGGGAGCTTGCCCCCGGGGAGTGGTCGCCCTATCTCACACTTTCTTTTCCCATGGCCGAGGGCCGGCTCGTGACCGGGGTGACGCGGCTTTTCTGCGGTCGCCTTGAACCCTTGGAGCTTTACTGCGGGCCGGTGCAGGTCGACCCCCGCGCGCCGAACCTGCCCGTGGCCGCGCCCGAGGGCTATGCGGCCGAATTGGCGGCGGCCCTCGGCGGCCCGTATTCCACCCTGGGCATGCCCGAGGAGACCAAGGGGCTTACCGACGGCGTGGTGACGGACGAGGCCTTTCTCGCCTTTTGCGACGATGTGACCCGTGAACGCGAAGCCATGCTGGAACACGAACTCGGCCGTTTCGCCGAAGGCCTGCTGTCCGTCGTCTTCGATACTTCGGACCGTATCCAGCACTGTTTCTGGCGCTACCACGATCCGTCCCATCCGCTTTACGATCCAGTGGCGGCGGCCCGGCTCGGGCCGGTCATCGAAACCCACCTGGCCCGTATGGACGCCATGGTCGGCCGGGTCGTGGAAGCCGCCGGCGACGACACGGCCCTTTTCGTCTGCTCGGACCACGGCTTTTGCTCCTACGCCCGGTCCTTCGACGCCAATGCTTGGCTGGCCCGGGCCGGCTACCTGAAGCTCAAGCCTCACGATCCTGCCGACAACGGCGAGCTTTTCAAGCATGTGGACTGGTCGGGTACCCGGGCCTACGCCCTGGGCTTCGGCTCCATCTACTGCAACCTGGCCGGCCGGGAGCGGAGCGGCATCGTGGCTCCGGGGCAGCCGGCCCGGGAATTGGCCGACGAGATCGCGGCGCGTCTTTCGCAGCTCGACGATGCCGGTACGCCGGCTGTTGCCGCCGTGCACCGCAAGGAGGATATCTACGGCGGCGCAAAGGCTTCGGACGCGCCGGATCTGGTGGTCGGGTTGCGACCGCCGTACCGTATGGCCTGGACGGCGGCCATCGGCGGCGCATCGGCGGAAGTATTCGCGGACAACAGGCAGAAGTGGTCCGGGGACCATTGCGTGGACGCCTCGTTCGTTCCGGGTGTGCTTTTCTCTAACCTGCCCCTGCCGGGCGCGGCCGGCGGCGCGGTCTCCCAGACGCGTCTTGCGGCTACGGTCTGCCGTGTTCTGGGGCTTGCGCCGGCGGCGGGCATGGAGCCCGACCTGTTCGACGGGAGGGACGCTCTTGACGATCGGGCTTCGCGGAATTATTAA